The Balneolaceae bacterium genomic sequence CGGCCGTTCCTCCAGAAGATTGTTATAGAGGCCCTCCGCGCGTCGGAAAAGCGAGTCAGCCGCTCGGTAATCGGCTTCCTCAAGGGGCGGCTCCCCGACCCCTTCAATGCGGGCGCGACCTGCAAACCATAATTCAGTGCCAAGGGAGAGGGCGTAGGAGAGGTTGCCGGGCCGGCTGTCGGCCAGCTCCTGCAGCAGGGGGATGGCCTCGTCGTGCCTGCCGGCCTGGATGTAGGCGTTGGCCAGACCGTGGATCATGTTGCGGCTGCCCGAGTCAGCGGCCCCGGCATCACGGTAGACCGCGATGGCCTCGTTGTAGTTTTCCTGCTCAAAATGCAGGAAGGCAAGCTGTTCCATGAGGTCTGCCGGCAACGGCGTGATGCGCCCGCGTGCCTCCTCCAGGGTAGCGATAGCCTCCGATGGCTGGTCGTTGCGGTAGTGAGTCTGTGCCTTCAGCCGGTAGGAGGAGAGGCTGTCGGGAATGATGGTGATGGCGTTTCGGAAATGGGCCACGGCCCGTTCGGGGTCGGCGGTCCCGCGGCTGGAGTCGGCCCCACTGTATTGAAGTCCGCTGTTGTGCTCGTTGCTCCAGGCAACCTTCAGCAATTCGTCCGAATGCTCAGCGGTCTGTCCGTCCTCCCCGTCGTCCGGCCGACGCCGGGCCTCCAACAGGGCTTGCCGCATCTGGCGATAGAGGGGCTGACGGGGCGCGGGCTCGCTGAGGTTGCGGGCCCGTTCCTGCAGGAGTTCTCCCTTGCGGTAGAAGGTGAGGGCGTCCGCCTCCCCGTTTTCAATCATTCGGTTGAGGTCGGCCAGCTCCCGGGCGGGGTCGTCCCTACGGGGTTCAGCGGTGGAGCTTTCCGAACCGCCGGTGAGATCCTGGAGGGTACTGCAGCCAATAAGAAGCCCGAATGCCAGCACGAGGCATGACATCCGGGCAAAGGGATAATTCATAGGGGATGAACGTGCGTGCTTCCGCTTGCGCGGGTGGTTCGTTTAGTTTCCGCCTCCGCCGTTACCGCCCAGTCCGGCCTTTTCGGCGGCCTGCTGGGCTTCCTCGTCCATACCCAGGTTGATATAGATGTTGTAGAGGGCTTTCCAGGCATCGATATTGTCGGGCTCGATCTGCACCACCTGTTCGTAGTTTTCCATGGCCTGGGTAAGCAGTTCATCAGCCCGCTTGTCCAACCGGGCGGCCTCCTCATTGTCTTCGGTCAGGTTGCGCTGGTCGAAGACCGTAAGTCCCCAGTTCTGGTAGATGATGCCAAGGTAGTCGTAGGCCTGGGCGTTCTGGGGCTGGTTGTTGGTGACCGTCTCCAGCTGCTCGATGGCCTGTTCGCTGCGGGTTACCAGTTCTTCACGCAGCTGGTCGTTCTCCTCCTTGATTTCGGCAATCTGCTGGTTGGCCTCCTCCTGGGGTATCTCGCCGGTGCGCGCCTGTTGCTCTATGTTGTAGATCTCCTCGACATTGGCGTCCAGGGAGTCGCTATAGGCAAGCGCGGCCTGGTAGATCTGTGCGCCCAGGGCTATGCGGTACTGCATGTTGTCAGGGTCATCCTCCACCAGGTCGCGGACCATGTTGATGGCCTGCTGCGACTGCCCGCTCTGCATATAGAGATCGGCCAGCACCTGGCGTATCTGTGTGGATTCGGGGAACTGCTGTTGGCCTCTTTCCAGGGCGGCGATGGCCCGTTCAGTCTCGTTGGCCTGATACAGGTACTGACCAAGCTGTGCATAATCGGTGGTGTCGGCCTCCCAGTACGAACTGTTAATTACTTTTTCCTGGATTTCCGCAGCTCGTGTGAAATTGCTCTGAGTAGCGTAAATCTGCGACATCACATCCCAGGAGAGCATGCTGTCCGGCCAGACCGTCGTGGCATTCTGCAGGTGGGAAATGGCCATTTCATAGGGATTCTCGGTCACATTCATCAGGCTGTCTTCGGTGACATATGCGATGGCCTGATTATGCTCGGTGCGCCATACGGCGTTTTTAACGAAATCGACACGACTCATCTCGTCAGGTACATCGTCGGGATTTTCGAGCTGGGAAGCCACTTCGCGTGCTTTCTCAAAGCTCTCGTTCATGCGTTCGTAGTAACTCTGACGTTCATCGGCCGGATATTCATCGGCCAGATTGCCGAGAGCCACGGCTTTGTAATAATACCCGAGTGGGTCCTGGGGATATTCTTCGATCGCTTGTTTCGCAGATTCCAGGGCGGCTTGGTAGTTTTGGCCTTCGATCGCAGACTGCGCGTCGTCTGCGAGAGGGTTGGAGCCGCCGCAACCGGCCACAAAACCGATAACAAAGGCGATCAGTAGAAGTGATACACTGTTCTTGAACATAGGTGCTATTCCTGTAGAATTCACGGTTACGTATCCATTTGGGAGACCTGAAAGTAACCATAAGATGGACTTTCCGCAATAGCGGGCGACTCCTTCGCCGAAGCTGCGCGGTCAGCCGGGCAGGGGAGGCGCGCACCCTTCCCGCGGGGCGGGGGAGGAGACAAAGGCTTCTGCATTCCGGCGGCGGGTTGCTTATATTGCATCACCGTATTACCGACGTGCAAACAGGGCATTATGTTCAGCAACACCCGCTTTCCCGTCCATGAGGACGACGGTTACACCTACCTGGATTTATTCCCCTCCGACGGGGAGCCCAGGCAGACTCTGCTGTTCCTCCACGGCATGTTCGGGGGACTCAGTAACTTTGACGCCCTGGCGGCCCATATGAGGGAATCGGACTGCCGCATCGTGGTGCCCCGCATTCCCCTTTACAGTCGCTCGCGCGCCGACCTGACCATTCCACAGCTGGCCGGCTGGGTGCTGGGATTCATGGACCACCTATCGCTGACAGCGCCCATGGTGCTGGGCAACTCTATGGGAGGCCACATCGCCCTGGAGCTGGCGCGCCGCTGCCCCGGCCGCGCGGAAGCCTTGGTGCTGACCGGCAGTTCCGGTCTGATGGAGGAGGAGTTCGGCACCACTTTTCCCAAGCGCAGTAACCGCGAATACATTCGGCGGCAGGCCTCCCTCACCTTTTACGAAGACCTGGTTGACGAGCGCATGATTGACGAAATCCAGGAAGTGGTGCTCGATGCCCGCAAGATGGTGCGCCTGCTTTCGCTGGCGCGGGAGACCCGCAACTACCATATGGAGAAGATGCTGCCCGACATTCCACACCGTACCCTGCTGGTCTGGGGGAGGCAGGACCGTATCACACCCCCCGAGGTGGGGGAGAGCTTCGCGCGTCTGATGCCTGCAGCCGAACTCCGCTGGATCAACCGCTGCGGGCACGCACCCATGATGGAGCGACCCGCAGAGTTCGCCCGTCACCTGGAAGACTTTCTAATCCAAACCGTACAAACCGAATCCACCCATGAAGAAGATTATTCACACATCTGAGGCACCGCAGGCTATTGGACCCTACAGCCAGGCGGTGGCGTATGACGGCATCCTTTATTGCTCCGGACAGATCGGCCTGGTGCCCGGCACCGGCGAGTTCGCCGGCGAAGACGTGGAAAGCCAGGCGCGGCAGGTCATGAAGAACCTGAAGGCCGTGCTGGAGGAGGCCGGTTCCGGTTTCGACCAGGTGATCAAGTGCAGTATCTTTCTGGCCGACATGGACGATTTTGCGACGGTCAACGAGATTTACGGCGGCTATTTCGGCGAGAATCCCCCCGCCCGCGAGACGGTGGCCGTGAAGACCCTCCCCAAAAACTGCCGGGTGGAAATCGGCTGCATCGCACATCTCTGATACCCTGCATGCCGGACGAAGCATGTCGGGTGACCGGTTTGCGGCCGACAGGGCCGTTTTGCGACCGACGGGGCCGTGTCATTCTGCCTTAGCGCGCCTCACCGCCAAGGCGAAACGTCTGTGTGGCGCTGTTGCCCACACGGTCCCACGCCTCTACGCGGACGGTCATCTCGGCGGAGGGCGTGAAGCGGGGCAGGTAGTAGACCAGCCGGTCGTCTTCGGGCTCATATTCGGCGATACCGCGCACCCCGTTGACCTCCATGACGGTGCGGCGGTGGTCGATGCCTGAAAGGGAGTCCTCCGCCTGTACGGTAACGATCCACTGCCCGTCCGGTCTGCGCGCCAGGTGCGGCGAATGGAGACGGGGTTCGGTGCGGTCCTCCAGCAGCAGAAAGGTGCCCGTCTGCTCCGCCTCCGAAACCAGGTAGCCCTTCTGCATCTCTCCCGGCAGGTAGTCCAGGCGGTCGCGCCCCTCTTCAAGACGGTAGAGCGCGTAACGGTCGCCCGGAACGCGCGAGGCCGGCAAATGCAGGGTGTAGCTCCCGTTCACGGGCATGCCCGCCGGCAGCACGTCCAGGCGCAGGGTGTCGCCCTCGCTGGATCCAGCGCGCAGGTAAAGCCCGGCCGAGAGGGTATCGTGGAAGGCGCCGGCGGGAAAGCGCGCAAAGATCTGTCGTTGCTCCCTGTTGCGCACTTCAGACTGCGCTACGGACTGCATATCGCCGCGGCTTCCGGTCTCGCCTGGACCCATCCTCTCCGCCGTTCGGGCGTCGATGCCCGGGGAGAGGGTCTCCACCTGCCAGCGCGCCGTGCGCAGGGGAGGGTGGCCTGCGCTCAGCAGGGCCGGCCGGGAGGGTACCACCCGCCGGAGCGTCCATCCCTCCTCCATATGTTCCCTCATATAGACGGACGCACCACTGCCGCGAAGGTCCAGCAGCACCTCGCCCGTGCCGGAAGGCAGAGTGCCCGGCGAGGCCAGGCCCACGGTCAGCCCCCTCCACTCCTCCCGGGGAATGGCCACCCAGTCGGCCTCCCAGCGCCACGCCGCCGGATCGGCTTTGGCCGCACTGGCCCCCTCTGCCTCCGCAATCCCGATCTCCTCCACTATGTCCAGGCTCAGCTGTGCCGTGCTGCGATTCCCATAGAAGTCCTCCGCCTCGATGCGTACCTCGTGGCGCCCGGGCTCCAGGCGGAGGCGTCCCCCGGCCGATCCCCGGCTGGTATAAAAGGGGAGGGTGTTGCCGTCGGCGATCCAGAGGCGCTGATAGCCCCGGCCGGTGGACTGCAGCAGGGGATAGACCCGGTCGATGAACATCTGTCCGGTCTGGTCGTAGGCGAAACTGTCCACTTTCGCATGAAAACGCAGTTCCCCGTCCACCCACATGCGCAGCTGGTGCACGGCGTAGGCGTTGTAGACGTCGTTGGATTGGTCGTAGACGTCCACCGCCAGGCCGATTTCCCCGGAGGCCCGCACCGTGCCCATGCGGAAGGTCCCGCTGTCCCGCCAGGCGCGCCGGGTGACGGTGCGGTGCGCGCCCTCCACGGTGGAGGCCATGGTGAGCGGCTCCACCGCAAGTCCCGAAAAGGCGGGCGCGATGGTATCCTCCACACGGAGGTTGGTCAGCAGCGGGTTGAAGGGGCGATCGGAGGGAGTGCGCAGCTCGAAGTGCAGGTGGGGAGGACCGATGCCCGATGCGCCGCTGAGTCCAACTGTCTCTCCCTGCTCGATGCGGATCTGCAGGGAGTCGAGGGTGCGATCCAGTTCAAAGGCGTAGTCGTCGGCGATGCGCAGCGAGTCGGCCAGCCGCTGGATGGGTTCGGCAAAGGCCATCAGGTGGGCGTAGAGGGAGAGGGAGCCGTCGTCGTGACGCAGGTAGACCACCTTGCCGTATCCCCTGGGACCGATGGCGATGCGGTGGAGGGTGCCCGACCGGGTGGCGTAGACTTCGAAGCCGCGCTGCCCCCAGGTCTTGATGTCCAGCGCCGCGTGAAAGTGGGCGGAGCGGGTCTCACCAAAGGTGGAGCTCAGCTTGCGGCTGGCCTCGGTGGGCCAGAGGTACTCCGCCCGCAGCCAGGAAGGGGCGAGGGAGTCGCTCTCGGTCGTGGCATGGGCGGGTTCATGTCCTGCAGC encodes the following:
- a CDS encoding tetratricopeptide repeat protein translates to MNYPFARMSCLVLAFGLLIGCSTLQDLTGGSESSTAEPRRDDPARELADLNRMIENGEADALTFYRKGELLQERARNLSEPAPRQPLYRQMRQALLEARRRPDDGEDGQTAEHSDELLKVAWSNEHNSGLQYSGADSSRGTADPERAVAHFRNAITIIPDSLSSYRLKAQTHYRNDQPSEAIATLEEARGRITPLPADLMEQLAFLHFEQENYNEAIAVYRDAGAADSGSRNMIHGLANAYIQAGRHDEAIPLLQELADSRPGNLSYALSLGTELWFAGRARIEGVGEPPLEEADYRAADSLFRRAEGLYNNLLEERPEDDNLHRQFAHLCQNVSLLYRDHAGLPGAPREMLQGWITRYLKASLPHLVFLAEREEEGEDEYTRRLISVYTWLGMEEQARELRGDDNSNR
- a CDS encoding alpha/beta fold hydrolase, which gives rise to MFSNTRFPVHEDDGYTYLDLFPSDGEPRQTLLFLHGMFGGLSNFDALAAHMRESDCRIVVPRIPLYSRSRADLTIPQLAGWVLGFMDHLSLTAPMVLGNSMGGHIALELARRCPGRAEALVLTGSSGLMEEEFGTTFPKRSNREYIRRQASLTFYEDLVDERMIDEIQEVVLDARKMVRLLSLARETRNYHMEKMLPDIPHRTLLVWGRQDRITPPEVGESFARLMPAAELRWINRCGHAPMMERPAEFARHLEDFLIQTVQTESTHEEDYSHI
- a CDS encoding M23 family metallopeptidase, which codes for MSRHRPYRFTRLPGRTSRSFRFLARVIPGTVLAFCLLLPAQFLLPAGEARAQDVIASGGERADSVAASAAGHEPAHATTESDSLAPSWLRAEYLWPTEASRKLSSTFGETRSAHFHAALDIKTWGQRGFEVYATRSGTLHRIAIGPRGYGKVVYLRHDDGSLSLYAHLMAFAEPIQRLADSLRIADDYAFELDRTLDSLQIRIEQGETVGLSGASGIGPPHLHFELRTPSDRPFNPLLTNLRVEDTIAPAFSGLAVEPLTMASTVEGAHRTVTRRAWRDSGTFRMGTVRASGEIGLAVDVYDQSNDVYNAYAVHQLRMWVDGELRFHAKVDSFAYDQTGQMFIDRVYPLLQSTGRGYQRLWIADGNTLPFYTSRGSAGGRLRLEPGRHEVRIEAEDFYGNRSTAQLSLDIVEEIGIAEAEGASAAKADPAAWRWEADWVAIPREEWRGLTVGLASPGTLPSGTGEVLLDLRGSGASVYMREHMEEGWTLRRVVPSRPALLSAGHPPLRTARWQVETLSPGIDARTAERMGPGETGSRGDMQSVAQSEVRNREQRQIFARFPAGAFHDTLSAGLYLRAGSSEGDTLRLDVLPAGMPVNGSYTLHLPASRVPGDRYALYRLEEGRDRLDYLPGEMQKGYLVSEAEQTGTFLLLEDRTEPRLHSPHLARRPDGQWIVTVQAEDSLSGIDHRRTVMEVNGVRGIAEYEPEDDRLVYYLPRFTPSAEMTVRVEAWDRVGNSATQTFRLGGEAR
- a CDS encoding RidA family protein → MKKIIHTSEAPQAIGPYSQAVAYDGILYCSGQIGLVPGTGEFAGEDVESQARQVMKNLKAVLEEAGSGFDQVIKCSIFLADMDDFATVNEIYGGYFGENPPARETVAVKTLPKNCRVEIGCIAHL
- a CDS encoding tetratricopeptide repeat protein — its product is MFKNSVSLLLIAFVIGFVAGCGGSNPLADDAQSAIEGQNYQAALESAKQAIEEYPQDPLGYYYKAVALGNLADEYPADERQSYYERMNESFEKAREVASQLENPDDVPDEMSRVDFVKNAVWRTEHNQAIAYVTEDSLMNVTENPYEMAISHLQNATTVWPDSMLSWDVMSQIYATQSNFTRAAEIQEKVINSSYWEADTTDYAQLGQYLYQANETERAIAALERGQQQFPESTQIRQVLADLYMQSGQSQQAINMVRDLVEDDPDNMQYRIALGAQIYQAALAYSDSLDANVEEIYNIEQQARTGEIPQEEANQQIAEIKEENDQLREELVTRSEQAIEQLETVTNNQPQNAQAYDYLGIIYQNWGLTVFDQRNLTEDNEEAARLDKRADELLTQAMENYEQVVQIEPDNIDAWKALYNIYINLGMDEEAQQAAEKAGLGGNGGGGN